From a single Pleurodeles waltl isolate 20211129_DDA chromosome 10, aPleWal1.hap1.20221129, whole genome shotgun sequence genomic region:
- the LOC138260694 gene encoding uncharacterized protein isoform X3 produces the protein MTRGLGALEVFLDTEEGAAFITDNDMYMSCNGDSCCSVIHTVEQKDPSCKFQLSLVPSGKVLLQDYRGLYLSSVPPNGVCFLEPNCPAADALCEFEPYYEDDKVALKAANGMFLCRVFNRYHYIEPSRPNPDECCRFRLVLGDLLCPAFEITTVELGSLSKIKCQPCIVKKEYFVNRTEMPQNHVFNLTWEMKTVDTTTWSRAWGMDSKTTFNFTLLGIEGTVSYNGTYQKTSSFRRNIREERSATVNVLPNRRATAHLVVSKQENAEVPFTATVKKVRSDGNYVITHENGKWKGLVYDNITLEVKQEDLRDENPCNIL, from the coding sequence ATGACAAGGGGTCTAGGTGCTCTGGAAGTATTCCTGGATACTGAGGAAGGGGCAGCTTTCATAACTGACAATGACATGTACATGAGCTGCAACGGTGATTCATGCTGCAGTGTTATCCATACAGTGGAGCAGAAAGATCCCTCCTGCAAGTTCCAGCTGTCCCTGGTGCCCTCTGGCAAGGTTCTTTTGCAGGACTACAGAGGCTTGTATCTGAGCTCTGTCCCACCCAATGGTGTCTGCTTTCTTGAGCCGAACTGCCCCGCAGCAGATGCGTTATGTGAATTTGAGCCCTACTATGAAGATGACAAGGTAGCCCTCAAGGCAGCTAATGGTATGTTTCTCTGCCGCGTGTTCAATCGCTACCATTATATTGAGCCTTCCCGACCCAACCCAGATGAGTGCTGCCGTTTCCGGCTTGTGCTTGGAGATCTGTTGTGTCCAGCATTTGAAATAACTACAGTGGAGCTAGGCAGCCTTTCCAAGATCAAATGTCAGCCATGCATTGTAAAGAAGGAATACTTTGTCAACCGAACAGAGATGCCCCAGAACCATGTCTTTAATTTAACCTGGGAGATGAAGACTGTGGACACTACCACCTGGTCCAGGGCTTGGGGTATGGATTCCAAGACTACCTTCAACTTCACTCTGCTGGGAATCGAAGGCACAGTTTCCTACAATGGCACATACCAGAAGACTTCTTCTTTCAGACGGAACATCCGTGAAGAAAGGTCTGCCACTGTGAATGTGCTTCCGAACAGGAGAGCCACAGCCCACCTGGTGGTGTCCAAGCAAGAGAATGCAGAGGTTCCATTCACGGCCACTGTGAAAAAGGTGAGGTCAGATGGTAACTATGTGATCACCCATGAGAATGGCAAATGGAAGGGCCTGGTGTATGACAATATCACTCTGGAGGTCAAGCAAGAAGATCTAAGGGATGAGAACCCCTGTAACATCCTGTAA
- the LOC138260694 gene encoding uncharacterized protein isoform X1 — MQMKTGVQVMTRGLGALEVFLDTEEGAAFITDNDMYMSCNGDSCCSVIHTVEQKDPSCKFQLSLVPSGKVLLQDYRGLYLSSVPPNGVCFLEPNCPAADALCEFEPYYEDDKVALKAANGMFLCRVFNRYHYIEPSRPNPDECCRFRLVLGDLLCPAFEITTVELGSLSKIKCQPCIVKKEYFVNRTEMPQNHVFNLTWEMKTVDTTTWSRAWGMDSKTTFNFTLLGIEGTVSYNGTYQKTSSFRRNIREERSATVNVLPNRRATAHLVVSKQENAEVPFTATVKKVRSDGNYVITHENGKWKGLVYDNITLEVKQEDLRDENPCNIL, encoded by the exons CAAATGAAGACTGGAGTGCAG GTGATGACAAGGGGTCTAGGTGCTCTGGAAGTATTCCTGGATACTGAGGAAGGGGCAGCTTTCATAACTGACAATGACATGTACATGAGCTGCAACGGTGATTCATGCTGCAGTGTTATCCATACAGTGGAGCAGAAAGATCCCTCCTGCAAGTTCCAGCTGTCCCTGGTGCCCTCTGGCAAGGTTCTTTTGCAGGACTACAGAGGCTTGTATCTGAGCTCTGTCCCACCCAATGGTGTCTGCTTTCTTGAGCCGAACTGCCCCGCAGCAGATGCGTTATGTGAATTTGAGCCCTACTATGAAGATGACAAGGTAGCCCTCAAGGCAGCTAATGGTATGTTTCTCTGCCGCGTGTTCAATCGCTACCATTATATTGAGCCTTCCCGACCCAACCCAGATGAGTGCTGCCGTTTCCGGCTTGTGCTTGGAGATCTGTTGTGTCCAGCATTTGAAATAACTACAGTGGAGCTAGGCAGCCTTTCCAAGATCAAATGTCAGCCATGCATTGTAAAGAAGGAATACTTTGTCAACCGAACAGAGATGCCCCAGAACCATGTCTTTAATTTAACCTGGGAGATGAAGACTGTGGACACTACCACCTGGTCCAGGGCTTGGGGTATGGATTCCAAGACTACCTTCAACTTCACTCTGCTGGGAATCGAAGGCACAGTTTCCTACAATGGCACATACCAGAAGACTTCTTCTTTCAGACGGAACATCCGTGAAGAAAGGTCTGCCACTGTGAATGTGCTTCCGAACAGGAGAGCCACAGCCCACCTGGTGGTGTCCAAGCAAGAGAATGCAGAGGTTCCATTCACGGCCACTGTGAAAAAGGTGAGGTCAGATGGTAACTATGTGATCACCCATGAGAATGGCAAATGGAAGGGCCTGGTGTATGACAATATCACTCTGGAGGTCAAGCAAGAAGATCTAAGGGATGAGAACCCCTGTAACATCCTGTAA
- the LOC138260694 gene encoding uncharacterized protein isoform X2 encodes MVMTRGLGALEVFLDTEEGAAFITDNDMYMSCNGDSCCSVIHTVEQKDPSCKFQLSLVPSGKVLLQDYRGLYLSSVPPNGVCFLEPNCPAADALCEFEPYYEDDKVALKAANGMFLCRVFNRYHYIEPSRPNPDECCRFRLVLGDLLCPAFEITTVELGSLSKIKCQPCIVKKEYFVNRTEMPQNHVFNLTWEMKTVDTTTWSRAWGMDSKTTFNFTLLGIEGTVSYNGTYQKTSSFRRNIREERSATVNVLPNRRATAHLVVSKQENAEVPFTATVKKVRSDGNYVITHENGKWKGLVYDNITLEVKQEDLRDENPCNIL; translated from the coding sequence GTGATGACAAGGGGTCTAGGTGCTCTGGAAGTATTCCTGGATACTGAGGAAGGGGCAGCTTTCATAACTGACAATGACATGTACATGAGCTGCAACGGTGATTCATGCTGCAGTGTTATCCATACAGTGGAGCAGAAAGATCCCTCCTGCAAGTTCCAGCTGTCCCTGGTGCCCTCTGGCAAGGTTCTTTTGCAGGACTACAGAGGCTTGTATCTGAGCTCTGTCCCACCCAATGGTGTCTGCTTTCTTGAGCCGAACTGCCCCGCAGCAGATGCGTTATGTGAATTTGAGCCCTACTATGAAGATGACAAGGTAGCCCTCAAGGCAGCTAATGGTATGTTTCTCTGCCGCGTGTTCAATCGCTACCATTATATTGAGCCTTCCCGACCCAACCCAGATGAGTGCTGCCGTTTCCGGCTTGTGCTTGGAGATCTGTTGTGTCCAGCATTTGAAATAACTACAGTGGAGCTAGGCAGCCTTTCCAAGATCAAATGTCAGCCATGCATTGTAAAGAAGGAATACTTTGTCAACCGAACAGAGATGCCCCAGAACCATGTCTTTAATTTAACCTGGGAGATGAAGACTGTGGACACTACCACCTGGTCCAGGGCTTGGGGTATGGATTCCAAGACTACCTTCAACTTCACTCTGCTGGGAATCGAAGGCACAGTTTCCTACAATGGCACATACCAGAAGACTTCTTCTTTCAGACGGAACATCCGTGAAGAAAGGTCTGCCACTGTGAATGTGCTTCCGAACAGGAGAGCCACAGCCCACCTGGTGGTGTCCAAGCAAGAGAATGCAGAGGTTCCATTCACGGCCACTGTGAAAAAGGTGAGGTCAGATGGTAACTATGTGATCACCCATGAGAATGGCAAATGGAAGGGCCTGGTGTATGACAATATCACTCTGGAGGTCAAGCAAGAAGATCTAAGGGATGAGAACCCCTGTAACATCCTGTAA